From Dethiosulfovibrio russensis, a single genomic window includes:
- a CDS encoding TRAP transporter permease, with protein MTINDNRDGGIAELRKRRSLSSPKMRFIVTALTVALACFHLYTSFFGLLPPMQQRSFHIGMVLFLIFMLYPGRRNSPPDRPSVFDWLWGFVALTCCFYVFFRYSDIANRAGMFESYEIVLGVFMTVTVFEAARRVLGYSLPIFCFLFLLFAYFGRSLPGPLMHFGLSVPRIIEELYLTSGGFFGLVAGVSATYIFLFILFGAFLSATKTSDFFNEFAMALTGHMKGGPAKIAVLSSALMGTISGSTSANVATTGSFTIPLMKGIGYKPHFAGAVEAAASTGGQIMPPVMGAAAFIIADTLGISYTKVLLAAVVPATLYFGGIWFSLSLEACRLGLKGLPKEELPDLKSTVISKGYRALPLFGIVYFLVEGYNPLYAGCWGIILAFLLSFLRKDSRLNVRDLVDTLEAGSKSALPVALACTIVGVVIGMMGATGIALRVGDAILALTGGHLLPTLVVSMIIALLMGMGMPTTASYVMSSAVAAPALITLGAGELDVNLFVLYFAVLSSITPPVCVGAYTAAGIAESNPNRTGFSAIKLALAGFVIPFAFMYSPELLLTNVHSWSLFALSAVTAVIGVYSLAVFTEGFFLLNLGWIERLVALVASMALIVSGTWTDMVGVALLSGLYLYQRFQMRRCVSETETIVS; from the coding sequence ATGACGATAAACGACAATCGCGACGGGGGGATCGCCGAGCTCAGAAAGAGGCGATCCCTGTCGTCCCCTAAAATGCGTTTTATAGTGACGGCCCTTACCGTGGCTCTGGCATGTTTCCATCTATATACGTCCTTCTTCGGGCTTCTGCCTCCTATGCAGCAGAGGAGCTTTCACATCGGTATGGTCCTGTTTCTCATCTTCATGCTATATCCCGGGAGGAGAAACTCTCCTCCCGACAGACCGTCGGTCTTCGACTGGCTTTGGGGTTTCGTAGCCTTGACCTGCTGTTTTTACGTCTTCTTCCGGTATTCGGATATAGCCAACAGGGCGGGCATGTTCGAGTCCTACGAGATAGTCCTGGGAGTTTTCATGACGGTGACGGTCTTCGAGGCGGCCAGGCGCGTCCTGGGATATTCGCTGCCGATCTTCTGCTTTCTGTTTCTGCTCTTCGCCTATTTCGGCAGAAGCCTTCCGGGCCCGCTCATGCACTTCGGGCTTTCGGTGCCCAGGATAATAGAGGAGCTGTATCTCACCAGCGGCGGTTTCTTCGGGCTGGTAGCAGGGGTGTCCGCCACCTATATATTTCTGTTCATCCTTTTCGGCGCCTTCCTGAGCGCCACGAAGACGTCAGACTTTTTCAACGAGTTCGCCATGGCCCTTACGGGGCATATGAAGGGGGGCCCAGCCAAGATAGCGGTTCTCTCCAGTGCCCTGATGGGGACCATCAGCGGCAGCACCTCGGCCAACGTGGCCACCACCGGGTCCTTTACGATCCCTCTTATGAAGGGCATCGGGTACAAACCCCACTTCGCCGGTGCCGTTGAGGCGGCGGCCTCCACGGGAGGGCAGATAATGCCTCCCGTCATGGGAGCAGCGGCCTTCATAATAGCGGACACCTTGGGCATCTCCTATACCAAGGTCCTTCTGGCCGCCGTGGTCCCTGCCACACTCTATTTCGGGGGCATATGGTTCTCTCTGTCACTGGAGGCCTGTCGTCTGGGATTGAAGGGGCTGCCTAAAGAGGAGCTTCCGGATCTTAAGAGCACGGTCATCTCTAAGGGTTATAGGGCCTTGCCTCTCTTCGGGATAGTGTATTTTCTGGTCGAGGGCTACAACCCTCTTTACGCCGGCTGCTGGGGGATAATACTGGCCTTTCTCTTGAGCTTCCTTCGTAAGGACAGCAGGCTGAACGTCAGAGATCTGGTGGACACCCTGGAGGCAGGCTCCAAGTCGGCCCTCCCTGTAGCTCTGGCCTGCACCATAGTCGGAGTGGTTATAGGGATGATGGGCGCTACCGGCATAGCTCTCAGGGTAGGAGACGCCATCCTGGCACTGACCGGGGGCCATCTGTTGCCCACTCTGGTGGTGTCAATGATCATAGCGTTGCTCATGGGTATGGGAATGCCGACGACGGCCAGCTACGTCATGTCCAGCGCCGTGGCGGCCCCTGCTCTCATAACCCTTGGGGCTGGTGAGCTGGACGTAAACCTGTTCGTGCTCTACTTTGCCGTCCTGTCGTCGATAACGCCTCCGGTCTGCGTGGGAGCCTACACTGCGGCAGGAATAGCGGAATCCAATCCCAACAGGACGGGGTTTTCCGCCATAAAACTGGCCTTGGCCGGATTCGTCATACCCTTTGCTTTCATGTACTCTCCCGAGTTGTTGCTGACCAACGTCCACAGCTGGAGTCTGTTCGCCCTATCAGCTGTGACCGCCGTGATAGGAGTCTACAGTCTGGCGGTGTTCACCGAGGGATTCTTCCTGTTGAACCTGGGGTGGATCGAGCGACTGGTGGCTCTGGTGGCCTCCATGGCTCTAATAGTCTCCGGGACCTGGACCGACATGGTTGGGGTGGCCCTCTTGTCCGGTCTGTATCTGTATCAACGTTTCCAGATGCGCCGATGCGTCTCGGAGACAGAGACAATCGTGAGCTAG
- a CDS encoding efflux RND transporter periplasmic adaptor subunit: MFFRRISSDKKKRSVVGSLLRKFGVACGFCLWIGGLFVLYKNGNALETLSAEGKEGTKAVSVMALSVEAAPPFREVRFFGVTRSLKQAVIAPLVSGRLDSRSVEVGDAVRSKEEIARIDSSEYSHLVAMKKGALSEGMAALNQGEADLERTSGLYREKVVSTQNMERQNTSVRRLRANCEVLKSQLKEAERKLKETHIRAPFDGVVTRVCSEPGEYLTPGTPVVELANRDVELQISVPETMLGSVKKGVTLKINFPMLGEKEISGKVLSVGDALGDDQKGVLFPVKIGLSQVEWLRSGMTAEAVFELPVKGRFLVPVAAVCNGDGESNSVFVVRDGVAVRVPVRPEEAIGDSVTVEGDMKEGELVVIGGHAFLSDGDIVAVRLWNGS; this comes from the coding sequence ATGTTTTTCAGGAGGATTTCTTCTGATAAAAAAAAGCGGTCCGTCGTCGGTTCCCTGCTGAGAAAGTTCGGTGTCGCATGCGGTTTCTGCCTTTGGATAGGGGGTCTCTTCGTCCTGTATAAGAACGGAAATGCCCTGGAGACCCTCTCGGCGGAGGGAAAGGAAGGCACGAAGGCCGTTTCTGTCATGGCTCTATCGGTCGAGGCGGCTCCGCCGTTCAGGGAGGTGCGTTTCTTCGGGGTCACCCGCTCTCTGAAGCAGGCGGTCATAGCTCCTCTCGTGTCCGGAAGGCTCGATAGCCGATCGGTCGAGGTGGGAGACGCCGTTCGTTCCAAAGAGGAGATCGCCAGGATCGACTCGAGCGAGTATTCCCACCTTGTTGCTATGAAAAAGGGGGCTCTTTCCGAGGGGATGGCCGCTTTGAATCAGGGAGAGGCCGATCTCGAGAGGACCAGTGGGCTGTATCGGGAAAAAGTCGTCTCCACCCAGAATATGGAGAGACAGAACACCTCGGTGCGCAGACTCCGGGCCAACTGCGAGGTCCTGAAAAGCCAGTTGAAGGAGGCGGAGAGAAAGCTGAAGGAGACCCATATCCGAGCCCCCTTCGACGGAGTGGTGACAAGGGTCTGTTCCGAGCCGGGAGAATATCTGACTCCGGGAACCCCGGTAGTCGAGCTGGCAAATAGAGACGTCGAGTTACAGATATCCGTTCCAGAGACCATGTTGGGCTCGGTGAAAAAGGGGGTAACCCTAAAGATCAATTTCCCGATGCTCGGCGAGAAGGAGATCTCCGGAAAGGTCCTTTCAGTGGGAGATGCTTTGGGAGACGACCAGAAAGGGGTCCTCTTTCCGGTGAAGATAGGGCTCTCTCAGGTGGAATGGCTTCGTTCGGGCATGACAGCCGAGGCGGTCTTCGAGCTACCGGTTAAAGGGCGTTTCCTCGTTCCTGTGGCGGCCGTCTGCAACGGAGACGGCGAGAGCAACTCGGTCTTCGTGGTCAGAGACGGAGTCGCCGTAAGGGTTCCGGTTCGGCCCGAGGAGGCGATAGGTGATTCGGTGACGGTAGAGGGCGACATGAAAGAAGGAGAGCTCGTGGTAATAGGCGGACACGCCTTTCTCTCCGACGGCGATATCGTGGCGGTTCGGCTATGGAATGGATCGTAA
- a CDS encoding TAXI family TRAP transporter solute-binding subunit, producing the protein MGKKKTRGAYLICAVMLLSFATMASAATERLLMGTSSAGASYYILGSGLAKVLSDNVDDMEVSVEVTGGPTTNIQLIQQGDMELGLSTVWLAGDAYNGTGWTKGKKYQNFRTLCPLYSSILYIYTLKDSGIKSVYDLEGKNVSVGAPGATSELAGRAVLKVLGIKPKSISSLPTSSQVNGLKDGLMDAVFAVSGVPASWLLDLETTHDVAFIPLEQKDMDKVLQEYPFWSKGSIPAGSYKNQGSDVPVFAFWNASIAAKNLSEKTAYNIVKTTFECLDQLIAVDPTAKQASMDKIQHLTTPLHPGALKYYHEQGIEIPERLILK; encoded by the coding sequence ATGGGAAAGAAAAAGACGCGAGGTGCATACCTCATCTGTGCGGTGATGTTGCTCTCCTTTGCGACTATGGCCTCGGCAGCCACAGAACGGCTGCTGATGGGAACCTCAAGCGCGGGAGCCAGCTACTACATCCTTGGCAGCGGCTTGGCAAAGGTCCTGTCGGACAACGTTGACGACATGGAGGTCTCAGTGGAGGTCACTGGAGGACCTACGACCAACATACAGCTGATCCAGCAGGGAGACATGGAGCTGGGGCTGTCGACGGTATGGCTCGCCGGAGACGCCTACAACGGAACGGGTTGGACCAAGGGGAAGAAGTACCAGAACTTCCGCACGCTCTGCCCTCTCTACAGCAGCATCCTCTACATATACACCCTTAAGGACAGCGGCATCAAGTCAGTCTACGATCTGGAGGGAAAAAACGTCAGCGTAGGGGCTCCGGGAGCGACCAGCGAACTGGCTGGACGAGCGGTGCTCAAGGTGCTCGGCATCAAGCCCAAATCCATCAGCTCCCTTCCCACCTCGTCCCAGGTCAACGGCCTGAAGGACGGCCTCATGGACGCGGTCTTCGCAGTCAGCGGCGTACCGGCGTCATGGCTTCTCGACCTGGAGACCACCCACGACGTGGCCTTCATCCCTCTGGAGCAAAAGGACATGGACAAGGTCCTCCAGGAATATCCCTTCTGGTCCAAGGGCTCCATACCGGCCGGTTCGTACAAGAACCAGGGCTCGGACGTGCCTGTTTTCGCCTTCTGGAACGCCAGCATAGCGGCCAAGAACCTGTCGGAAAAAACGGCATACAACATCGTGAAGACGACCTTCGAGTGCCTAGATCAGCTTATCGCCGTCGATCCAACCGCTAAACAGGCGTCCATGGACAAGATCCAGCATCTCACCACTCCGCTGCACCCCGGAGCGCTCAAGTACTATCACGAGCAGGGAATAGAGATACCGGAACGCCTCATCCTCAAGTAA
- the argH gene encoding argininosuccinate lyase, with protein MRERMKSEPNEVVCKYLFEPAIMEDNEHSFDNMCLINMAHAMMLDKEGIIPHDEAARLFKGLIDMYERGSGALKLDPKFEDYYFNVEKNLIADIGIEVGGRLHTARSRNDLHSTLARMNIRDRVIKLIPMVLELRSILLRLSEENREVFLTGYTHMQPAQPISLAHYFTAIGGALERDYERLEAALGRLNKSTLGGGAFAGTSFDIDREYVADRLGFSGIVANSLDAIASRDYLLELVSAFSILGSNINRTAGDLYIWATDEFGYVEVDDSVAACSSIMPQKKNPITLEHVKAKSSHLAGAFVSIFSTLKGIPYGHCRDVGSESYRMFWQAADELEAILALFNVTLSTIKIKPENMEKKAAGNFSAVTDLADELVKTRDMPFRIAHQIVGNIVRKCLERGIRSDDISSDMVDEAALEVTGKSIGWSEEYTREVLTPEHSVRAKKSLGSPSPTRCSQMIVELDGRLESDKRRFHEAIESIESAKRGLKKDVLRILNERQCR; from the coding sequence ATGCGTGAACGCATGAAATCCGAACCCAACGAAGTCGTATGTAAATATCTTTTCGAACCGGCCATCATGGAGGACAACGAACACTCTTTCGATAACATGTGCCTTATCAACATGGCACATGCCATGATGCTCGACAAAGAGGGAATCATTCCGCACGACGAGGCGGCAAGGCTCTTCAAGGGGCTGATAGACATGTACGAAAGGGGCTCCGGAGCTCTGAAACTGGATCCCAAATTCGAGGATTATTACTTCAACGTGGAGAAGAACCTCATCGCCGACATCGGCATAGAGGTGGGAGGAAGGCTTCACACAGCCCGTAGCCGCAACGATCTGCACTCCACCCTGGCCCGCATGAACATACGGGACAGGGTCATCAAGTTGATCCCCATGGTGCTGGAGCTTCGCTCAATACTTCTGAGGCTGAGCGAGGAGAACAGAGAGGTCTTTCTAACCGGTTACACCCACATGCAGCCGGCGCAGCCCATATCCCTGGCCCACTATTTCACCGCTATAGGCGGCGCTCTGGAACGGGACTACGAACGCCTGGAGGCGGCGCTGGGACGGCTCAACAAGAGTACCCTGGGAGGAGGGGCCTTCGCTGGAACGTCGTTCGACATAGACAGAGAGTACGTGGCCGATCGGCTGGGCTTCAGCGGGATCGTCGCCAACAGCCTGGACGCCATCGCATCCAGAGACTACCTGCTGGAGCTTGTCTCCGCCTTTTCCATCCTGGGGTCGAACATAAACCGAACGGCGGGAGACCTTTATATCTGGGCCACCGACGAGTTCGGATACGTCGAGGTGGACGATTCCGTGGCAGCCTGCAGCAGCATAATGCCTCAGAAAAAAAATCCCATAACCCTGGAGCACGTCAAGGCGAAATCCTCCCATCTGGCTGGGGCTTTCGTGTCCATCTTCTCCACCTTGAAAGGAATCCCATACGGCCACTGCAGAGACGTTGGCAGCGAATCCTACCGCATGTTCTGGCAGGCGGCAGACGAGCTGGAGGCTATTCTGGCCCTGTTCAACGTGACGCTCTCCACCATAAAGATCAAGCCCGAGAACATGGAGAAAAAGGCTGCGGGCAATTTCTCCGCCGTGACCGACCTGGCTGACGAGCTGGTGAAGACCAGAGACATGCCCTTTCGGATAGCCCACCAGATCGTAGGCAACATCGTGAGAAAATGCCTGGAGAGGGGGATACGGTCCGACGACATCTCCTCCGACATGGTGGACGAGGCCGCCCTGGAGGTCACGGGGAAATCAATCGGATGGTCGGAGGAATACACCAGGGAGGTACTGACCCCGGAACACTCGGTAAGGGCCAAGAAAAGCCTGGGATCCCCTTCTCCGACACGATGCTCCCAGATGATCGTAGAGCTCGACGGACGTCTGGAATCGGACAAGAGACGGTTCCACGAAGCCATAGAGTCCATAGAGTCGGCAAAGAGAGGCTTAAAAAAGGATGTCCTCAGGATCCTGAACGAGAGACAGTGCCGATAG
- a CDS encoding GNAT family N-acetyltransferase → MEGVGVAMLSFLEDRARDMGYSALWLETGKVNLRAVSFYKGRGYHRIENYGGYVGREKSVCMWTSSTSA, encoded by the coding sequence GTGGAGGGAGTCGGAGTCGCCATGCTGTCCTTTCTGGAGGATCGGGCCAGAGATATGGGGTATTCCGCTCTGTGGCTCGAGACAGGCAAAGTCAACCTGCGAGCCGTCTCCTTCTACAAGGGGCGTGGTTATCACAGGATAGAGAACTACGGTGGCTATGTGGGCCGGGAGAAGTCGGTGTGTATGTGGACGTCGAGCACGTCAGCCTGA
- a CDS encoding TAXI family TRAP transporter solute-binding subunit, with amino-acid sequence MSRKAMSFALTVAMIIAFSLSAGATTFMRIGTASVGGGFYQIGNCIAQLGNEKLDDVNFSAVTGGSIKNCYNLQKGDVELGLVQSATLYDAANGSGVFKEKLGKLRFVTAIYSMPFHILYNKKAEISKIEDFKGKKIDFGPIGGGIEVNTACLLSAYGISTDDVKMERFNKTESSEALKVGRSQGHVWGTTVPNAMVTDMIRSGKVGLLTMSPEKVSEAVKKYPFYSPAIIPGGVYAGYDDDMITIASTGVLVARDDIPDEVIYSLLKTMYDNSDLLGKRLSYFRHFGLKAALNGLCLPIHPGATKFYKEEGLM; translated from the coding sequence ATGTCGAGAAAAGCTATGTCGTTCGCTCTTACGGTGGCCATGATAATCGCCTTTTCCTTGTCCGCCGGAGCTACCACTTTTATGAGGATCGGTACCGCAAGCGTCGGTGGAGGGTTTTATCAGATAGGGAATTGTATTGCCCAGCTAGGGAACGAAAAACTGGATGACGTCAACTTTTCCGCCGTCACCGGAGGGTCGATAAAGAACTGCTACAACCTTCAAAAAGGCGACGTGGAACTGGGGTTGGTCCAGTCGGCCACCCTCTACGATGCGGCCAATGGATCCGGGGTCTTCAAGGAAAAACTCGGCAAGCTTCGTTTCGTGACCGCCATATACTCCATGCCGTTTCATATACTGTACAACAAAAAGGCGGAAATATCCAAGATAGAGGATTTCAAGGGAAAGAAGATAGACTTCGGACCCATCGGAGGCGGCATTGAGGTTAACACCGCCTGCCTGTTGTCCGCCTACGGCATCTCCACCGACGACGTCAAGATGGAGCGCTTCAACAAGACCGAGTCATCCGAGGCGTTGAAGGTAGGCCGAAGCCAGGGACACGTATGGGGTACCACCGTTCCCAACGCCATGGTGACGGACATGATCCGTTCCGGCAAGGTGGGGCTTCTGACCATGTCGCCAGAAAAGGTATCGGAGGCGGTCAAGAAGTATCCCTTTTACTCTCCTGCCATCATTCCCGGAGGAGTGTACGCCGGTTACGACGACGACATGATAACCATAGCCTCTACCGGGGTGCTGGTGGCCAGGGACGATATCCCTGACGAGGTGATCTACAGTCTGCTGAAGACCATGTACGATAACTCCGATCTTCTGGGAAAAAGGCTGAGCTATTTCAGACATTTCGGCCTTAAAGCGGCCTTGAACGGACTTTGTCTGCCCATCCATCCAGGGGCGACGAAATTCTATAAAGAAGAGGGACTTATGTAG
- a CDS encoding isocitrate lyase/PEP mutase family protein gives MKKSTVLKEAISKRDALVCVGVHDVISAKLADSLGFKAVQVSGFGLSATYLGLPDMAFLTASQMLEFTQNIVDAVDIPVMADIDTGFGNAINARYITGKVINAGVAGMNIEDQVFPKRCGHLDGKQVVSKEEMVLKIKACAEVRDEMDPDFVINARTDAILKEGVDSAIERGNAYAQAGADMIFVESPSSVEDIEKVVKGIDAPVSINLFDNVAGGKTPLIPVERLREIGVARVSIPVGTTFAAVRGIKNYLEAISDGALAEGRFDLVASFDEFKELVGFNDFRKKEKDYLVNFVE, from the coding sequence ATGAAGAAAAGCACGGTGCTCAAGGAAGCGATTTCCAAAAGGGATGCCCTGGTGTGCGTAGGGGTCCACGACGTCATATCCGCCAAGCTGGCGGACAGCCTGGGCTTTAAGGCAGTTCAGGTCAGCGGTTTCGGCTTGTCTGCCACATATCTTGGACTTCCCGACATGGCTTTCCTCACGGCCAGCCAGATGTTGGAGTTCACCCAGAATATAGTTGACGCCGTGGATATACCGGTCATGGCCGACATCGATACAGGTTTCGGGAACGCCATCAACGCCCGTTATATCACAGGTAAGGTCATAAATGCGGGAGTGGCAGGGATGAACATAGAGGATCAGGTGTTTCCCAAGAGATGCGGTCATCTGGACGGCAAGCAGGTCGTCTCCAAGGAGGAGATGGTCCTGAAGATAAAGGCCTGTGCCGAGGTGAGGGACGAGATGGACCCGGATTTCGTTATAAACGCCAGGACGGACGCCATTCTGAAGGAAGGGGTCGATTCCGCTATAGAAAGAGGGAACGCCTACGCTCAGGCCGGCGCCGATATGATCTTTGTCGAGTCTCCCAGCTCGGTAGAGGACATAGAGAAGGTGGTTAAGGGGATCGACGCTCCGGTGAGTATCAATCTTTTCGATAACGTGGCGGGAGGAAAGACGCCTCTCATCCCCGTGGAGAGACTCAGGGAGATCGGCGTCGCCAGGGTGAGCATTCCGGTGGGCACCACCTTCGCCGCCGTTAGGGGGATAAAGAATTATCTGGAGGCCATATCCGACGGCGCTCTGGCGGAAGGACGGTTCGATCTGGTCGCCTCCTTCGACGAGTTCAAAGAGCTCGTAGGCTTTAACGATTTCAGAAAAAAGGAGAAGGATTACCTGGTAAATTTCGTGGAGTAA
- a CDS encoding GntR family transcriptional regulator produces the protein MISRERRGVALYLTIGRTIQEKITSGEWEEGFKLPSEPDLAADFQVSRFTVRQAINELVEKGYLIRRRGNGTFVSKPSFEGNFVKSFFPSDLGSLHKLISLQKIEATPFVGKRLDLPERCIVTELYRSRYILDDASPAILEKTYFKSDLIPDIEDMDMSGRLYEYIMTRRGIELVKAKSVIEAVLPQENESEILLCPMGHPLLMMTRICFTTGEKPVLLTKSLIRTDRCKLSMEDTM, from the coding sequence ATGATATCCAGGGAAAGGCGAGGGGTCGCCCTTTATCTAACGATAGGCAGAACGATTCAGGAGAAAATCACCAGCGGAGAGTGGGAGGAGGGTTTCAAGCTTCCGTCGGAACCCGACCTGGCCGCTGACTTCCAGGTCAGTCGCTTCACCGTGAGGCAGGCCATAAACGAGCTGGTGGAAAAGGGCTATCTGATACGAAGAAGGGGAAACGGAACCTTCGTCTCCAAACCCAGTTTCGAGGGGAACTTCGTCAAGTCGTTTTTCCCAAGCGACCTGGGAAGTCTCCACAAGCTGATTTCCTTACAGAAGATCGAGGCCACCCCCTTCGTCGGAAAACGCCTCGATCTTCCGGAAAGATGTATCGTGACCGAACTTTACAGATCCAGATATATCCTGGACGACGCGTCTCCGGCAATCCTTGAAAAAACCTACTTCAAGAGCGACCTAATCCCCGATATAGAGGATATGGACATGTCCGGCAGGTTGTACGAATACATCATGACGAGACGGGGAATAGAGCTGGTAAAGGCGAAATCCGTCATAGAGGCGGTGCTGCCTCAGGAGAACGAATCGGAGATACTCCTCTGTCCCATGGGTCATCCTTTACTCATGATGACCAGAATCTGCTTCACCACCGGAGAAAAACCGGTTCTACTCACGAAAAGTCTTATCCGAACGGATAGGTGTAAGTTGTCCATGGAAGACACCATGTAG
- a CDS encoding IclR family transcriptional regulator, giving the protein MKERKKGTINKALAVLDCFSDDCPRLTVSEIASKLDIPFATAHRTIVKLLGGNFLDRDQETKKLSLGPKLYYLGRLARSSNSLMAVCRPFMEKLRDRTEETVNLYVMEGNCRICYEQTESFQPLKHASPLGKKLPLWAGASGKCFLAFIEGKDDDLIADMVDQIHPLTPSTIPNEEALLDELEKIRSRGYAISEAEREEGVSSVAAPIFDGNGDIVASLAVSGPSIRFDSQRKDLFAKALLETVREISVKLGYS; this is encoded by the coding sequence ATGAAAGAGAGGAAAAAAGGCACCATCAACAAGGCTCTGGCCGTACTGGATTGCTTCAGCGACGACTGCCCGCGGCTCACAGTAAGCGAGATCGCCTCCAAGCTCGATATCCCTTTCGCCACGGCCCACAGGACGATCGTCAAACTGCTGGGAGGGAACTTCCTGGACAGGGACCAGGAGACCAAAAAGCTCAGCCTCGGACCCAAGCTTTACTATTTGGGCAGACTGGCCCGCTCGTCCAACAGCCTTATGGCGGTGTGTCGTCCCTTCATGGAAAAACTCAGGGATAGGACCGAGGAGACCGTCAACCTGTACGTCATGGAGGGAAATTGCCGGATATGCTACGAGCAGACCGAAAGTTTCCAGCCCTTGAAGCACGCTTCTCCGCTGGGGAAAAAACTTCCACTATGGGCAGGGGCGTCTGGTAAGTGCTTTCTGGCCTTCATCGAGGGAAAAGACGACGATCTGATCGCCGATATGGTCGATCAGATCCATCCTCTCACACCCTCTACCATACCGAACGAGGAGGCCCTCCTAGACGAGCTGGAGAAAATAAGGTCCAGAGGATATGCCATAAGCGAGGCGGAAAGAGAGGAAGGGGTCTCTTCGGTAGCGGCGCCTATCTTCGACGGCAACGGGGATATCGTGGCCTCCCTGGCCGTATCAGGACCGTCCATCAGGTTCGATTCCCAGAGGAAGGACCTTTTCGCCAAGGCCCTTCTGGAAACCGTCAGGGAGATATCAGTCAAGTTGGGTTATTCCTAG